The DNA sequence TTATAAATTATTTCTTCTTTAATTTTCTTCTGTACCGTTACAGAAAACACAGGTTTCTTCTCTCTGGATTTCCCCCGTACAATCCCTAATCTCTATGTATCTTTTACCGTCACAGTAATTACATTTACTGTTTTCTTTATTCATTTATCTACTTTATTGTTTGAATTATTGAGAACAGACTAATAGTAAATGATTAATTAATCAATTAATTTATAGTCAATAGAAGTAGAACCTGAATATTGATTAATATTATAGAAAGCATAGTTATTGTCTATTTCATCATTAGCAAGATCAAATAAATAACTTTGATAACTTTCTAATTGATCATCTTCTGGCAGTTTTAAATATTTATTAGAAATTGCATTTACATTAATATTGATATTTACTTTTAATGAAGGATAACTATCGAATCTTGCATCAAATTCATATTGAACTGTACAACAATAATTGAGTCTTTTGTTAGGGTCATCACTAATAGCAAAATCTTTAGCTAAAAGTAAAATGTCAAATTTTTGCTCATCAAACATACTCTCACCATTTTTATTTATTAACTTTTTTAACTCATTTTTATCATTTTTATCTAACTTTTCTATCCATGTTAATGTCTCGTCATTTGTCTGATAATATAGCATGATAAATGAATCAAAGTTATTCCATTCATAGTCAATTTTATACTCTTTACAACAATCTAAAAAATCATTAAAATCTTTGCATATGTTATCTTGTGTCATAATTAAATTATCTTCATCCTTTAAAAAATTATCTTCATCCATTTGTAATATATTTGGTATTAAATCTTC is a window from the Cyanobacterium sp. Dongsha4 genome containing:
- a CDS encoding molecular chaperone DnaJ: MNKENSKCNYCDGKRYIEIRDCTGEIQREETCVFCNGTEEN